The Mucilaginibacter gracilis genomic interval ATGGCCCGCAGCGTGCGTGCCGAAGTTGTATCATCAACCTTTGATGAGCCTGCCGAGCGCCACGTTAAAATAGCCAACATTGTTTTAGAAAAAGCTAAACGCATGGTTGAGTGCGGCCACGATGTAGTTATCCTTTTAGATTCTATAACCCGCTTGGCACGTGCTTACAATACCGTTGCACCAGCATCGGGTAAAATATTGTCGGGTGGTGTTGATGCCAATGCATTGCACAAGCCAAAACGCTTTTTTGGTGCAGCCCGTAAAATTGAAGATGGCGGCTCGTTAACCATTATTGCTACCGCCTTAACCGAAACCGGCTCCAAGATGGACGAGGTTATTTTTGAAGAGTTTAAAGGTACCGGTAACATGGAGTTACAATTAGATCGTAAATTATCTAACAAGCGTATATTCCCGGCTATTGACCTTACTGCATCGAGCACACGCCGTGATGATTTGCTGCTTGACCGCGAAACGCTGCAACGCATCTGGATATTACGTAACCATTTAGCCGATATGAATTCGCAGGAATCAATGGAGTTTTTGCAAGCGCAAATGCGTGGAACAAAAACTAACGAAGAATTCCTTATATCCATGAATTCTTAATAGTTTTGTGTAACGGAATTATTGCACGGCGGGTAATTAAACTTCACAGGCAATAATTTCGTTATAATTAAATGAATCAATTACATCCACAGCAAGTGCAGCAACGAGTACGAAAACATCTACCCAATGCCATTACCTGTGCAAATTTGTTTAGTGGCTGCTTAGGTATAGTTTTCACCTTTCAGCACAACTTAATATTTGCAGCATACGCTATATTTTTAGCTGCCATTTTTGATTTTTTTGATGGCTTTGCCTCGCGCATGCTGCAATCATTCTCCGGCATTGGTAAAGATCTTGATTCGCTTGCCGACCTGGTAAGTTTTGGCGTATTGCCATCGGCTATACTATACGAGTTACTGCTCGAGGCGCCGCAGATAGATCACGTAAGCCAGTACCTCAACTTTATTGCTTTTTTAATACCCGTGTTTTCGGCCCTACGCTTGGCTAAATTTAATACCGACGAGCGGCAGACCGATATATTTATAGGTTTACCAACCCCGGCCAATGCCATTTTGATAGCGTCATTTCCGCTTATATTGCTGCACGGCAACATGTTTTACCGCGATTATATTTTAAATCCGTTCTTTTTATCGTGCTTTACACTCGTTATGTGTT includes:
- the pssA gene encoding CDP-diacylglycerol--serine O-phosphatidyltransferase, which produces MNQLHPQQVQQRVRKHLPNAITCANLFSGCLGIVFTFQHNLIFAAYAIFLAAIFDFFDGFASRMLQSFSGIGKDLDSLADLVSFGVLPSAILYELLLEAPQIDHVSQYLNFIAFLIPVFSALRLAKFNTDERQTDIFIGLPTPANAILIASFPLILLHGNMFYRDYILNPFFLSCFTLVMCSLLVAEIPLMSLKFKSTDFQENFYRYLLLLISAIVIILFKFAAIPAIIFIYVAMSIIQFRFAK